The Streptomyces sp. NBC_01197 genome window below encodes:
- a CDS encoding MerR family transcriptional regulator codes for MATCPDNTAAAPAAALTVDELAARAGVTVRTVRFYSARGLLPPPVIGPRRVGLYGPAHLSRLALVEELRNHGMTLAAIERYLRQLPDDLSAHDLAIHRAVVASWVPEGADEATRAELERRAGRPLAEPDIDRLAAMNVLERVEGDRDAFRVDPGLLALGVQLLDVPIPHETILAARTVVLEHTRAAAKELTRLFQDEVWGPYRERENDPQAVEAMRSLSADIQPMVVQALVTAFQKSLKEELRARYSDGPATP; via the coding sequence GTGGCGACCTGCCCCGACAACACGGCCGCGGCCCCCGCCGCGGCCCTCACGGTCGACGAACTGGCCGCGCGCGCCGGGGTGACCGTCCGCACGGTCCGTTTCTACAGCGCGCGCGGCCTGCTCCCCCCGCCGGTGATCGGGCCGCGCCGCGTCGGACTTTACGGCCCCGCGCACCTGTCCCGTCTCGCACTCGTCGAGGAGCTGCGGAACCACGGGATGACACTCGCCGCGATCGAGCGCTATCTGCGGCAGCTCCCCGACGACCTGAGCGCACACGATCTGGCCATCCACCGCGCCGTGGTCGCCTCATGGGTGCCGGAGGGGGCGGACGAGGCGACCCGGGCGGAGCTGGAGCGCCGGGCCGGCCGGCCGCTGGCCGAGCCGGACATCGACCGGCTCGCGGCGATGAACGTACTGGAGCGGGTGGAGGGCGACAGGGACGCCTTCCGGGTGGATCCGGGGCTGCTGGCGCTCGGTGTGCAGCTGCTCGACGTGCCGATCCCCCACGAGACGATCCTGGCCGCGCGCACGGTGGTCCTGGAGCACACCCGCGCCGCGGCGAAGGAGCTGACCCGGCTCTTCCAGGACGAGGTGTGGGGGCCCTACCGGGAGCGCGAGAACGACCCCCAGGCGGTGGAGGCGATGCGGTCGCTCTCCGCCGACATACAGCCGATGGTCGTGCAGGCGCTGGTGACCGCGTTTCAGAAATCGCTGAAGGAAGAGCTGCGGGCCCGTTACTCGGACGGGCCCGCGACCCCCTGA
- a CDS encoding CaiB/BaiF CoA transferase family protein, which produces MAEAGTGPLAGVRVVELAGIGPGPFAAMVLADLGADVVRVDRPGGTGLAVNPAYDLTNRNKRSVLIDLKADDGPARVLGLVERADILIEGYRPGVAERLGVGPLECHARNPKLVYGRMTGWGQEGPLAERAGHDIAYIAVTGTLGMIGSPGEPPTVPANLVGDYAGGSLYLVIGILAALQHARTEGGAGQVVDAAIVDGAAHLATMIHGMLAAGGWQDRRGANLLDGGCPFYGSYETSDGEYMAVGALEPQFYEEFVQLLGIAPEAPARKDLARWDGLRETIAARFLTRTRAEWTALFDGSDACVAPVLSLREAPEHPHLAARGTFTEHSGITQPAPAPRFSATPGSVRLGPAQPGADTAEVARDWDVPGLTGPAGPARRPC; this is translated from the coding sequence ATGGCAGAGGCAGGGACCGGCCCGCTGGCGGGAGTCCGGGTGGTCGAGCTGGCGGGGATCGGGCCCGGTCCTTTCGCCGCGATGGTCCTCGCTGACCTCGGCGCCGACGTCGTACGCGTCGACCGGCCGGGCGGCACCGGACTCGCGGTCAACCCGGCGTACGACCTCACCAACCGCAACAAACGCTCCGTGCTCATCGACCTCAAGGCCGACGACGGGCCCGCCCGCGTCCTCGGACTCGTGGAGCGCGCCGACATCCTGATCGAGGGTTACCGGCCGGGCGTCGCCGAGCGTCTCGGCGTCGGCCCGCTGGAGTGCCACGCCCGCAATCCGAAGCTCGTGTACGGACGGATGACCGGCTGGGGGCAGGAGGGGCCGCTCGCGGAACGCGCCGGGCACGACATCGCGTATATCGCCGTCACCGGCACCCTCGGGATGATCGGCAGCCCCGGTGAGCCGCCCACCGTCCCCGCCAACCTGGTCGGTGACTACGCGGGCGGCTCGCTCTATCTGGTCATCGGCATCCTCGCCGCGCTCCAGCACGCGCGTACCGAGGGGGGAGCGGGGCAGGTGGTCGACGCCGCGATCGTGGACGGCGCCGCGCACCTCGCCACCATGATCCACGGGATGCTGGCGGCGGGCGGCTGGCAGGACAGGCGCGGGGCGAACCTGCTCGACGGGGGCTGTCCGTTCTACGGCAGCTACGAGACGTCGGACGGCGAGTACATGGCCGTGGGCGCCCTGGAGCCGCAGTTCTACGAAGAGTTCGTACAGCTGCTCGGCATCGCGCCCGAAGCCCCGGCCCGCAAGGATCTCGCACGCTGGGACGGACTGCGCGAGACCATCGCCGCCCGTTTCCTGACCCGCACCCGGGCGGAGTGGACGGCGCTCTTCGATGGGTCCGACGCGTGTGTGGCGCCGGTGCTCTCGCTGCGTGAGGCGCCGGAACACCCGCATCTCGCCGCCCGCGGGACGTTCACCGAACACAGCGGGATCACACAGCCCGCGCCCGCGCCGAGGTTCTCCGCCACCCCCGGTTCCGTACGGCTCGGACCCGCCCAGCCCGGTGCCGACACGGCCGAGGTCGCCCGGGACTGGGACGTGCCGGGCCTCACCGGACCGGCCGGGCCGGCCCGGCGACCGTGCTGA
- a CDS encoding oxygenase MpaB family protein, translated as MSSRTTPTGPPPPPPGGVLWSEVGDIRVLLTLPAALTMQVAHPAVGAGVDAYSVFRTDPWGRGERSLRSMQLWVYGGEAAAEEGRRLRRMHRTIRGTDTRGRPYQALAPATFSWVHATGFPVFLQGRKYLGRPYTDAQERQLYAEWLQVGRILGIADRDMPQTIEEFWPYYRKMLADEIEATPVVRELTDPDSPVPPPDRGPRPLRLLLRTLWPVLLPPLARFRRFVTVGLMPPEARQAIGLEWTASQERALRRFGRCVRAVVPVLPERVRYLPLARAARAGHRDALAGGAPGVRPRPGVPDRSA; from the coding sequence ATGAGCAGCCGCACCACGCCGACAGGGCCGCCACCGCCACCGCCGGGCGGGGTGCTGTGGAGCGAGGTCGGTGACATCCGGGTGCTGCTCACGCTGCCTGCGGCGCTGACCATGCAGGTGGCCCACCCGGCCGTCGGCGCCGGGGTCGACGCGTACTCCGTCTTCCGCACCGATCCGTGGGGCCGCGGCGAGCGCTCGCTGCGCTCGATGCAGCTCTGGGTGTACGGCGGGGAGGCCGCCGCCGAAGAGGGACGCAGGCTGCGCCGTATGCACCGGACCATCCGCGGCACCGACACCCGCGGCCGCCCGTACCAGGCGCTCGCTCCGGCCACCTTCTCCTGGGTGCACGCCACCGGTTTCCCGGTCTTCCTGCAGGGCCGGAAGTACCTCGGCCGCCCCTACACCGACGCGCAGGAACGGCAGTTGTACGCGGAGTGGCTCCAGGTCGGGCGGATCCTCGGCATCGCCGACCGGGACATGCCGCAGACCATCGAGGAGTTCTGGCCGTACTACCGGAAAATGCTGGCCGACGAGATCGAGGCCACCCCGGTGGTGCGGGAACTGACCGACCCGGACAGCCCCGTACCGCCCCCGGACCGCGGCCCCCGGCCGCTCCGCCTGCTGCTCCGGACGCTCTGGCCGGTGCTGCTGCCGCCGCTGGCCCGCTTCCGGCGTTTCGTCACCGTGGGACTGATGCCGCCGGAGGCGCGCCAGGCGATCGGCCTGGAGTGGACGGCCTCCCAGGAGCGGGCGCTGCGCCGGTTCGGCCGGTGTGTGCGGGCCGTGGTGCCCGTGCTTCCCGAGCGGGTGCGCTATCTGCCGCTGGCCCGTGCGGCCCGGGCCGGCCACCGGGACGCGCTGGCCGGCGGCGCGCCCGGCGTCAGGCCGAGGCCCGGCGTACCAGACCGGTCGGCATGA
- a CDS encoding ROK family transcriptional regulator → MTNNLTPLGPKADKDTVRRHNLSLVLRAVREQGEATRAGVATRVGLTRAAVSSLVEQLLESGFLAESGKTFSGQAGRPGTVLRPARTGVAGVGVEINVDYVSVCVVDLAGTGRVRLTEHLDNRGTPPAGVLARAARVAARALESAREQDLRPVGVQLALPGLVSGGTVRQAPNLGWNSVAAEGVFAQALSALRPDSRPLPVSSENEANLAALAELWFGGLGTIRSFLYLTGEIGVGGALVLDGELLRGAHGFAGEIGHVVVDPAGPECRCGSRGCLEQYAGQSALLWAAGIDESAGPLGVAELERRAHSGDERTVAAISEAGVALGRVLSGAVNLFDPDAVVLGGIYRGLMPWLAPGADRELTGRVISGLWARGSGRLRASSVSGDAARGAAALIVQEVLADPVAYAEQRAG, encoded by the coding sequence ATGACCAACAACCTCACGCCACTCGGTCCCAAGGCCGACAAGGACACCGTACGGCGGCACAATCTCAGTCTGGTGCTGCGCGCCGTGCGGGAGCAGGGCGAGGCCACCCGGGCGGGTGTCGCCACACGGGTGGGGCTGACCCGGGCGGCCGTCTCGTCCCTGGTCGAACAGCTCCTTGAGAGCGGCTTCCTCGCGGAGTCGGGCAAGACGTTCAGCGGGCAGGCCGGGCGGCCCGGCACGGTGCTCAGACCCGCCCGCACGGGGGTGGCGGGCGTCGGCGTCGAGATCAACGTCGACTACGTGTCGGTCTGTGTGGTGGACCTGGCGGGCACCGGCCGCGTACGCCTGACCGAGCACCTCGACAACCGGGGCACGCCGCCGGCCGGTGTACTGGCCCGCGCCGCCCGGGTCGCGGCGCGGGCACTGGAGTCGGCCCGGGAGCAGGACCTGCGGCCCGTCGGCGTCCAGCTGGCGCTGCCCGGTCTGGTCTCCGGCGGGACCGTGCGCCAGGCGCCCAACCTCGGCTGGAACTCGGTGGCGGCCGAGGGGGTCTTCGCCCAGGCGCTCTCCGCGCTGCGCCCGGACAGCCGTCCGCTGCCGGTCAGTTCGGAGAACGAGGCCAATCTGGCCGCGCTGGCCGAGCTGTGGTTCGGCGGGCTCGGCACGATCCGCAGTTTCCTCTATCTGACCGGCGAGATAGGGGTGGGCGGCGCCCTGGTGCTGGACGGTGAACTGCTGCGCGGTGCGCATGGGTTCGCCGGTGAGATCGGCCATGTGGTGGTGGATCCGGCGGGTCCGGAGTGCCGGTGCGGCTCGCGCGGCTGCCTGGAGCAGTACGCGGGCCAGTCGGCGCTGCTGTGGGCCGCCGGGATCGACGAGAGCGCCGGACCGTTGGGTGTCGCGGAGCTGGAGCGGCGGGCGCACTCCGGCGACGAGCGCACCGTGGCCGCCATCTCGGAGGCCGGCGTGGCGCTGGGGCGGGTGCTGTCGGGAGCCGTGAATCTCTTCGACCCGGACGCGGTGGTGCTCGGCGGGATCTACCGCGGTCTGATGCCCTGGCTGGCGCCGGGCGCCGACCGGGAGCTGACCGGCAGGGTGATATCCGGGCTCTGGGCACGCGGCAGCGGCAGGCTGCGCGCCTCATCGGTCTCGGGGGACGCGGCGCGCGGCGCGGCGGCGCTGATCGTCCAGGAGGTGCTGGCCGATCCGGTCGCGTACGCGGAGCAGCGGGCGGGGTGA
- a CDS encoding 3-hydroxyacyl-CoA dehydrogenase NAD-binding domain-containing protein: MSENTTIRWEQDGTGVVTLVLDDPNQSANTMNQAFKESIAAVADRAEAEKDSIRGIIYTSAKKTFFAGGDLKDMIQVGPDLAQQVFDTGTAIKNSLRRIETLGKPVVAAINGSALGGGYEIALASHHRIALDAPGSRIGLPEVTLGLLPAGGGVTRTVRLMGIADALLKVLLQGTRYNPRRALENGLVHEVAATADEMLTQAHAFIDAHPESQQPWDVKGYKIPGGTPSNPKFAANLPAFPANLKKQLQGAPYPAPRNILAAAVEGSQVDFETALTIEARYFTELVTGQTAKNMIQAFFFDLQAVNSGASRPPGIEPREVRKVAVLGAGMMGAGIAYSCARAGIDVVLKDVSAEAAQKGKAYSEKLLAKALSRGRTTEDQRDALLARITPTGDPADLAGCDAVIEAVFEDVALKRKVFQEIEGVIEPDALLCSNTSTLPITLLSEGVERQSDFIGLHFFSPVDKMPLVEIIKGERTGDEALARAFDLVRRINKTPVVVNDSRGFFTSRVIGQFINEGVAMIGEGVEPASVEQAAAQAGYPAKVLSLMDELTLTLPRKIRNEAKRATEEAGGTWAGHPSDAVIDRMVDEFGRTGRSGGAGFYEYEDGKRTGLWPGLREHFTKPGADVPFTDMKERMLFSEALDSVRCLEEGVLTSVADANIGSILGIGFPGWTGGVLQYINGYEGGLPGFVARARELAERYGERFAPPALLVGKAERGETFSDS, translated from the coding sequence ATGAGCGAGAACACCACCATCCGCTGGGAACAGGACGGGACCGGCGTCGTCACCCTGGTCCTCGACGACCCCAACCAGTCCGCGAACACCATGAACCAGGCGTTCAAGGAGTCGATCGCGGCCGTCGCCGACCGCGCGGAGGCCGAGAAGGACTCCATCCGCGGCATCATCTACACCTCCGCCAAGAAGACCTTCTTCGCGGGCGGCGACCTCAAGGACATGATCCAGGTCGGTCCCGACCTGGCCCAGCAGGTCTTCGACACCGGTACGGCCATCAAGAACTCGCTGCGCCGCATCGAGACACTGGGGAAGCCGGTCGTCGCCGCGATCAACGGCTCGGCGCTCGGCGGCGGTTACGAGATCGCCCTCGCCAGCCACCACCGCATCGCCCTCGACGCGCCTGGCTCCAGGATCGGCCTGCCCGAGGTCACCCTCGGTCTGCTGCCCGCCGGAGGAGGCGTCACCCGGACCGTACGGCTGATGGGCATCGCCGACGCGTTGCTCAAAGTGCTCCTGCAGGGCACCCGTTACAACCCGCGGCGCGCTCTGGAGAACGGCCTGGTTCACGAAGTCGCGGCCACGGCGGACGAGATGCTGACGCAGGCGCACGCCTTCATCGACGCCCACCCCGAGTCGCAGCAGCCCTGGGACGTCAAGGGGTACAAGATCCCCGGCGGCACCCCGTCCAACCCGAAGTTCGCCGCCAATCTGCCCGCCTTCCCCGCCAACCTGAAGAAGCAGCTGCAGGGCGCCCCCTATCCCGCGCCGCGCAACATCCTCGCCGCGGCCGTCGAAGGCTCACAGGTCGACTTCGAGACGGCGCTGACCATCGAGGCCAGGTACTTCACCGAGCTGGTCACCGGACAGACCGCGAAGAACATGATCCAGGCGTTCTTCTTCGACCTCCAGGCGGTCAACTCCGGTGCCAGCCGCCCCCCGGGCATCGAACCACGCGAGGTCCGCAAGGTGGCCGTGCTCGGCGCCGGGATGATGGGCGCGGGTATCGCCTACTCCTGTGCGCGCGCCGGGATCGACGTCGTCCTCAAGGACGTGTCGGCCGAGGCCGCGCAGAAGGGCAAGGCGTACTCGGAGAAGCTGCTCGCGAAGGCGCTCTCGCGCGGCCGCACCACTGAGGACCAGCGGGACGCCCTGCTCGCCCGCATCACCCCGACCGGCGACCCGGCCGACCTCGCGGGCTGTGACGCGGTGATCGAGGCGGTCTTCGAGGACGTGGCGCTCAAGCGCAAGGTGTTCCAGGAGATCGAGGGCGTCATCGAGCCCGACGCCCTGCTCTGCTCCAACACCTCCACGCTCCCCATCACACTGCTCTCCGAAGGCGTCGAGCGGCAGAGCGACTTCATCGGGCTGCACTTCTTCTCGCCCGTGGACAAGATGCCGCTGGTCGAGATCATCAAGGGCGAGCGGACCGGCGACGAGGCGCTGGCACGCGCCTTCGACCTCGTACGCCGGATCAACAAGACCCCGGTCGTCGTCAACGACTCCCGCGGGTTCTTCACCTCGCGCGTCATCGGCCAGTTCATCAACGAGGGCGTGGCCATGATCGGCGAGGGCGTCGAGCCCGCGTCGGTCGAGCAGGCCGCCGCCCAGGCCGGCTATCCGGCCAAGGTGCTCTCGCTGATGGACGAACTGACGCTCACCCTGCCGCGCAAGATCCGCAACGAGGCGAAGCGAGCCACCGAGGAGGCGGGCGGCACCTGGGCCGGGCACCCGTCGGACGCGGTCATCGACCGGATGGTCGACGAGTTCGGCCGGACGGGCCGCAGCGGGGGAGCGGGGTTCTACGAGTACGAGGACGGCAAGCGGACCGGTCTCTGGCCGGGGCTGCGCGAGCACTTCACCAAGCCCGGGGCGGATGTCCCCTTCACCGACATGAAGGAGCGGATGCTCTTCTCCGAGGCCCTGGACAGCGTCCGCTGCCTGGAGGAGGGCGTCCTGACCTCGGTCGCCGACGCCAATATCGGCTCGATCCTCGGCATCGGCTTCCCGGGCTGGACCGGCGGTGTGCTCCAGTACATCAACGGATACGAGGGCGGCCTGCCGGGCTTCGTGGCACGCGCCCGTGAACTCGCCGAGCGGTACGGGGAGCGGTTCGCGCCGCCCGCGCTGCTGGTCGGGAAGGCCGAGAGGGGCGAGACGTTCAGCGACAGCTGA
- a CDS encoding LacI family DNA-binding transcriptional regulator, with product MPDPIHGSRPTLEAVAARAGVSRATASRVVNGGAGVRQPLVDRVRQAVAELGYVPNHAARTLVTRRNGAVAVIIAEPEIRIFSDPFFSQQLRGISRELTSHDSQLVLLLVEGRKDYDRIGRYLAGGHVDGALAFSLHTEDPLPAVIHRAGIPTVFGGRPAWAGPESGLALPYADCDNRGGARTAVQHLVSLGRRHIAHIAGPQDQTSGIDRLDGYRDVLLDVDPELTGQGAFTAESGAAAMAGLLERRPEVDAVFAANDLMASGALQVLREHGRRVPHDVAVVGFDDMEKVAECTDPPLTTVRQDIEGMGRLMVRMLLRGLDGDSVTPPDSVIMPTGLVRRASA from the coding sequence TTGCCCGATCCGATCCACGGCTCCCGGCCGACTCTGGAAGCCGTCGCGGCCCGCGCGGGCGTGTCGCGGGCGACGGCCTCGCGCGTCGTCAACGGCGGCGCCGGGGTGCGGCAGCCGCTGGTGGACCGGGTCCGGCAGGCTGTCGCGGAACTCGGCTACGTACCGAATCACGCGGCCAGGACGCTCGTCACCCGGCGCAACGGCGCGGTCGCGGTCATCATCGCCGAGCCGGAGATCCGGATCTTCTCGGACCCGTTCTTCTCCCAGCAGCTGCGCGGCATCAGCCGCGAACTGACCTCCCATGACTCGCAGTTGGTGCTGCTCCTGGTGGAGGGCAGGAAGGACTACGACCGGATCGGCCGCTATCTGGCGGGCGGCCATGTGGACGGTGCGCTGGCCTTCTCCCTGCACACTGAGGATCCGCTGCCCGCGGTGATCCACCGGGCCGGAATCCCCACGGTCTTCGGCGGCCGGCCGGCGTGGGCGGGCCCGGAGTCCGGTCTCGCACTGCCCTACGCCGACTGCGACAACCGGGGCGGCGCCCGCACGGCGGTCCAGCATCTGGTCTCGCTCGGACGCCGGCACATCGCGCACATCGCGGGCCCGCAGGACCAGACATCGGGGATCGACCGGCTGGACGGCTACCGGGATGTACTGCTGGACGTCGACCCCGAGCTCACCGGACAGGGGGCCTTCACAGCGGAGAGCGGCGCCGCCGCGATGGCCGGGCTGCTTGAGCGGCGTCCGGAGGTGGACGCGGTGTTCGCGGCCAACGATCTGATGGCCTCGGGGGCGCTCCAGGTCCTGCGGGAACACGGCAGGCGGGTCCCCCACGACGTCGCCGTGGTGGGGTTCGACGACATGGAGAAGGTCGCGGAGTGCACCGACCCACCGCTGACGACGGTCCGTCAGGACATCGAGGGCATGGGGCGGTTGATGGTACGGATGCTGCTCCGCGGCCTGGACGGGGACAGCGTCACGCCGCCGGATTCCGTGATCATGCCGACCGGTCTGGTACGCCGGGCCTCGGCCTGA
- a CDS encoding acetyl-CoA C-acetyltransferase: MSTEAFVYDAIRTPRGRGKANGALHGTKPIDLVVGLIHELRRRFPGLDPAAIDDIVLGVVSPVGDQGSDIARTAAVAAGLPDTVAGVQENRFCASGLEAVNLAAAKVRSGWEDLILAGGVESMSRVPMASDGGAWAMDPMTNWDTGFAPQGVGADLIATIEGFTRHDVDSYAALSQERAVEAWKDGRFARSVVPVTDRNGLVVLDHDDHLRPGTTAESLAALKPSFAAIGEMGGFDAVALQKYHWVEKINHVHHAGNSSGIVDGASLVAIGSGEVGERYGLTPRARIVSAAVSGSEPTIMLTGPAPATRKALAKAGLSIGDIDLVEINEAFAGVVLRFARDMELPLDKLNVNGGAIALGHPLGATGAMILGTLIDELERRDQRYGLATLCVGGGMGVATVVERL, encoded by the coding sequence TTGAGTACCGAAGCGTTTGTGTACGACGCGATCCGCACCCCACGCGGGCGCGGAAAGGCCAATGGCGCCCTGCACGGCACCAAGCCGATCGACCTGGTCGTCGGGCTGATCCATGAGCTGCGCCGCAGGTTCCCCGGTCTCGATCCGGCGGCCATCGACGACATCGTGCTCGGTGTGGTCAGCCCGGTCGGCGACCAGGGCTCCGACATCGCCCGCACGGCGGCCGTCGCGGCCGGCCTCCCCGACACGGTGGCCGGTGTCCAGGAGAACCGCTTCTGCGCCTCCGGCCTGGAAGCCGTCAACCTGGCCGCCGCGAAGGTCCGTTCCGGCTGGGAGGACCTGATCCTGGCGGGCGGGGTCGAGTCGATGTCCCGCGTCCCGATGGCCTCCGACGGCGGAGCCTGGGCGATGGACCCGATGACCAACTGGGACACCGGCTTCGCACCCCAGGGCGTCGGCGCCGACCTCATCGCCACCATCGAGGGCTTCACCCGGCACGACGTCGACTCCTACGCCGCGCTCTCGCAGGAGCGGGCCGTCGAGGCGTGGAAGGACGGCCGGTTCGCCCGCTCCGTCGTCCCCGTCACCGACCGGAACGGCCTGGTCGTCCTGGACCACGACGACCACCTGCGGCCGGGCACCACCGCCGAATCGCTGGCCGCCCTCAAGCCGTCCTTCGCCGCCATCGGCGAGATGGGCGGCTTCGACGCGGTGGCGCTGCAGAAGTACCACTGGGTCGAGAAGATCAACCACGTCCACCACGCGGGCAATTCCTCCGGCATCGTGGACGGCGCCTCGCTGGTCGCCATCGGCTCCGGCGAGGTCGGCGAACGGTACGGACTGACCCCCAGGGCCCGTATCGTCTCGGCCGCCGTCTCGGGATCGGAACCGACGATCATGCTGACCGGGCCCGCGCCCGCCACCCGCAAGGCGCTGGCCAAGGCCGGTCTGTCCATCGGCGACATCGACCTCGTGGAGATCAACGAAGCCTTCGCCGGTGTCGTGCTGCGCTTCGCCCGGGACATGGAACTCCCGCTGGACAAGCTCAATGTCAACGGCGGCGCCATCGCCCTGGGACATCCGCTCGGCGCCACCGGCGCGATGATCCTCGGCACCCTCATCGACGAACTGGAGCGCCGCGACCAGCGGTACGGCCTCGCCACGCTCTGCGTCGGCGGCGGTATGGGTGTCGCCACCGTCGTCGAGCGTCTCTGA
- a CDS encoding M1 family metallopeptidase, with product MHRRLIVPSVLAASLMLAIPASAAGFTPGAPGIGDPYYPAYGNGGYDVSHYDLKLKYQPSTDRLDGTATILATTTQDLSRFDLDFLLDVSEVRVNGAKASFATSGQHELVVTPAKGLAKGSAVTIVVRYSGVPSTKSAYGFNTWHRTPDGAVAADEPESAWWWFPSNDHPLDKATYDVSVSVPDGTQAISNGVLQSQRSQLGRTTYNWRSNKPQATYLTTLAVGKFDITTGTTAAGVPIINAYSKDLGDNAGAARASVERTGEVADWLSGYFGPYPFNALGGYVPNTTTGYALETETRPFYSPKQFANGANVSVVVHELAHQWYGDDVSLKGWKDIWINEGFASYAEWLWSESQGDGTAQELADYVYASHPADDAFWKVKPGDPGPANQFDDAVYDRGALAIQELRDKVGDTAFFKILKGWPAEHAYGNASVADFEKYAEQVSGKPLAAFFDTWLFTPSKPAQQSARQARIAHPDARPVEPKSWHQIERTHTVHDR from the coding sequence GTGCATCGCAGACTCATCGTCCCGAGCGTGCTCGCGGCCTCGCTCATGCTGGCGATCCCGGCATCGGCGGCCGGCTTCACGCCCGGGGCACCGGGCATCGGCGACCCCTACTACCCGGCGTACGGCAACGGCGGATACGACGTCTCGCACTACGACCTCAAGCTGAAGTACCAGCCGTCGACGGACCGGCTGGACGGCACCGCGACGATCCTGGCCACCACCACCCAGGATCTCTCCCGGTTCGATCTGGACTTCCTGCTCGATGTGAGCGAGGTGCGCGTCAACGGCGCCAAGGCATCCTTCGCCACATCGGGGCAGCACGAGCTGGTGGTCACCCCGGCCAAGGGGCTGGCCAAGGGCTCCGCCGTGACCATCGTGGTCCGCTACAGCGGTGTGCCGTCCACGAAGTCGGCGTACGGCTTCAACACCTGGCACCGCACCCCGGACGGCGCGGTCGCCGCGGACGAGCCCGAGTCGGCGTGGTGGTGGTTCCCGAGCAATGACCACCCGCTCGACAAGGCCACGTACGACGTGTCGGTCTCGGTGCCCGACGGCACCCAGGCGATCAGCAACGGTGTGCTCCAGTCCCAGCGTTCGCAGCTGGGCCGGACCACGTACAACTGGCGGTCCAACAAGCCGCAGGCCACCTATCTGACGACGCTCGCGGTCGGCAAGTTCGACATCACCACCGGCACCACGGCGGCCGGTGTGCCGATCATCAACGCGTACAGCAAGGACCTGGGCGACAACGCCGGGGCGGCCCGCGCCAGTGTCGAGCGGACCGGTGAGGTCGCCGACTGGCTGAGCGGGTACTTCGGTCCCTACCCCTTCAACGCGCTCGGCGGCTATGTGCCGAACACCACCACCGGGTACGCGCTGGAGACCGAGACCCGGCCGTTCTACAGTCCGAAGCAGTTCGCGAACGGTGCCAACGTCTCGGTGGTCGTCCATGAGCTGGCGCACCAGTGGTACGGCGACGACGTGTCCCTCAAGGGCTGGAAGGACATCTGGATCAACGAGGGCTTCGCGTCCTACGCCGAGTGGCTCTGGTCGGAGAGCCAGGGCGACGGAACCGCGCAGGAGCTGGCGGACTATGTGTACGCCTCGCACCCGGCAGACGACGCTTTCTGGAAGGTGAAGCCGGGCGACCCCGGCCCGGCGAACCAGTTCGACGACGCCGTCTACGACCGGGGCGCGCTCGCCATCCAGGAGCTGCGCGACAAGGTCGGTGACACCGCGTTCTTCAAGATCCTCAAGGGGTGGCCCGCCGAGCACGCATACGGCAACGCCTCGGTGGCCGACTTCGAGAAGTACGCCGAGCAGGTCTCGGGCAAGCCGCTGGCCGCCTTCTTCGACACCTGGCTGTTCACCCCGTCCAAGCCCGCGCAGCAGTCGGCGCGGCAGGCACGGATCGCGCACCCGGACGCCCGGCCCGTGGAGCCGAAGTCCTGGCACCAGATCGAGCGGACGCACACCGTCCACGACCGCTGA